The Rhododendron vialii isolate Sample 1 chromosome 6a, ASM3025357v1 genome includes a window with the following:
- the LOC131328902 gene encoding uncharacterized protein LOC131328902, which yields MPKCFSLTASRSWCYRTHFSNSGLRSTITDLGDGTVMHCWVPKTRKDSKPDLLLVHGFGANAMWQWGDVVRLMVPHFNVYVPDLVFFGDSYTTRPDRSESFQARCVMRVMEANGVGKVSVVGLSYGGFVAYSMAAQFRGEVERVVICCAGVCLEEKDLGEGMFRVSDLEEVGRILLPQTADKMRELMNYTFVKPPKIVPSCLLQDFIDVMFTENVEEKKELIRALAKDRKLSDLPKIPQPTLIIWGEEDQVFPLELGYRLKRHLGDNAQLVIVKKSGHAFIVEKPKELFKHLKSFLIDSFRLTVSPVSNQQNQILAN from the exons ATGCCCAAGTGCTTTAGCCTAACGGCGTCGAGAAGCTGGTGCTACAGAACCCACTTCTCCAACTCGGGCCTCCGCTCCACCATCACCGACCTCGGCGACGGCACAGTCATGCACTGCTGGGTCCCCAAGACCCGGAAAGACTCCAAACCCGACTTGCTCCTCGTCCACGGCTTCGGAGCCAACGCAATGTGGCAGTGGGGCGACGTCGTCCGCCTCATGGTCCCGCACTTCAACGTCTACGTCCCCGACCTCGTTTTCTTCGGTGACTCCTACACCACCCGCCCCGACCGCTCCGAGTCCTTCCAG GCCCGGTGCGTGATGCGGGTGATGGAGGCGAACGGGGTGGGGAAGGTGAGCGTGGTGGGGCTGAGCTACGGGGGGTTCGTGGCGTACAGCATGGCGGCGCAGTTCAGGGGGGAGGTGGAGAGGGTGGTGATATGCTGCGCGGGGGTGTGTTTGGAGGAGAAGGATCTTGGGGAAGGGATGTTTAGGGTGTCGGATCTGGAGGAGGTGGGGAGGATACTCCTGCCGCAGACGGCGGACAAGATGAGGGAGCTCATGAATTACACTTTCGTTAAGCCCCCCAAGATCGTGCCCTCTTGCTTGCTCCAGGATTTCATCGAT GTAATGTTTACGGAGAATGTAGAAGAGAAGAAAGAGTTGATTCGAGCTCTTGCGAAGGACCGAAAACTCTCGGACCTTCCCAAGATTCCTCAG CCTACACTCATAATCTGGGGAGAAGAAGATCAAGTATTCCCCTTAGAACTCGGCTACAGACTAAAAAG GCATTTGGGGGACAATGCACAGCTGGTAATAGTGAAGAAATCAGGGCATGCCTTCATTGTAGAGAAGCCCAAGGAGTTGTTCAAGCACTTAAAATCCTTCCTTATTGATTCGTTCCGTCTAACAGTAAGCCCTGTTTCCAATCAGCAGAACCAGATCTTGGCTAACTAA